In the genome of Nycticebus coucang isolate mNycCou1 chromosome 12, mNycCou1.pri, whole genome shotgun sequence, the window TCCTGGGCTGGAGTGTGGGAGATGTAGACCCCAGGTGCACAGTGGTCTGTAGAGGCCCTGTGGGGCAGGCAAGGTTGGGGGTTCCTCATTCCATGGTGGTGGGGAGGCTGCCCAAGGTCTACTTTGGTCAGAAGGGAGATGGCAGTGACGGGGGGCGGGCACACTTCTTGTCTGGCCATGCTGACTCACTGCCCATTTTCTGGTTGggggttttgttttccttctaccCTCTCAGGGTGTCCCTATCTCCTCTGGGGCAGGAGGTGGAGGGTAGCCATCACCTGGAGGGGTGGTGGCCCCCCAAGCTGTTCCCCTATCACTGGCCAGACCAGGCAGGGCTCTTTGCCTATTGAGGGTAGCTGGAGCGCAACAGTATGGAAGAGCCCCTCATTCCTGAGCCACAGGAGTGGCACCTGCACAGGCCTATGCCCTGGTTTTGGAGGTGGCTTAGGCTGCATTCCACACAGCCCTGGGGTCCCCTGGCCCCTGAGAGAGGAAAGTGTCAAAGGTGGTTTGGTCTCCTAAAGGCCCCACCCTAGGTTGGGAGGACATTTCTTGTCCAGGGAGGgcaccccacccacctccccacccatACTGGCCCACACAACCCCTGAGGCCCACCTCAGAGAGCACAGAGGGATCCCTCAGGCTGTGCCCCACCCGTGTCTACTTTCAGGAGGGATTAGAGCAGCCTGTGGCCCCGGATATGTATGAAGCCCAGGCATATGCAGCCAAGGGCAACCCCCCCAGCCTACGCTGCTCAGTCCTCTGGTGAAGGAGTAGGGAAATTGAGGCCAACCTGAGTGGGGATGGCTCTGTTCCCAAACTGGGCTCTCCTCACCCTGCATGCCCAGTGAGAAGGGGTGGTACCAGCTGAGGCCTGGGCCCTCCCAGCCCAGCTGGCCCAGATGCACTGGCACACCCAGGCAGGAGGGGCCAGAGGCATAGGCACTACTGTAGGTGTCCAGAACTTTCCACCTGGGAGCCCCCTGGGGTACCACAAGGCCCCAGCTGGAACAGGGGTgtgaggtctggggtggggcaggTCCCATGCTGCCCGTGTGGTGGGGGTGTCAGTGTTGCTGTCCTCCGCAGACCATGGCCTCGCTTACGGCCCTTTCCCCCAAGAGATCCTGCAGGACACACCCCCACCACAGCCTTCTGCTCCTACTCTTCAGCTTTGGTGAGTTCAGGGGCTGCTACAAAAGGGGGCTGCCAGGGTGGTGGAGGGCAACCAAGGGGCTAGGGGGCCAGGACCTTGGGGGAGTCTCCATGTGCCCAGTGCCTTCATGGGCCACCAACCTTGGCTCTGCCCTTGGAGGCGACTATGGCCAGCATACCAGCCAGGCCGATATACCCCTCAGGGTCAGAGGCTGAGCCAGCAAGTGATGGGAGCTCCGGCCAAAGTGGGGGTATCTGTGAAATAGGTGTCAATTGCCCTCAGTAGCTGAGTCCCAGGAGGAAAGTGTAGAAGGGGCTCCCTGGTAGGGTGCAGACACCTGTGCCTGGGGTCAGGCTGTGGCCTCAGAGGTGCAGGGGCTTGTTTCTGCCTCCACAACCTGTGAGCCTTGTGGCCTCTCCCCTTGCAGGGTGGGCACAACCCTTGAGGGCTCAGGCTGGAGAGTCAAGACAGGTAAGGACTCCTCTGGGGACAAGGAGGAGGATCTTCTGGTCCTGGGGGGGATGCCAGGCTGTGTTCTCTCCCTCACACATGCACGGATATGGGAATAGGCATCAATGGTGCGCGTCAGCTTCTACAGGTGTGCACTTGCAAAGGTAGAGCCGTACCCCCCAGGGGCACCCACATGACTAGCCCACACAGTAGCCAAGCCCATAAGTCCAAGATACAGCTGGGCCCATTCCAGAGGTAGTAGGACTCAGGGGGAACCTATCCTGGAAGTAGCTAAGCCCAAATTTCAGCATAGTCAGCAGGCCTTGTGCCCCCAGCAGGCTGCATCTCTGGACCCCGTCTTGGCCAATGTGTCCAGCTTCACCAGGTAGGTCTGGGGTCCCCATAGCCTTGAGGGTACAGCTCAAGGGGCCTGTGGACTGTGGATGTCCTTCCTGGCATGAGGCCAGCATTGCCCGCTGTACCAGGCCCTCCAATTCTTTCCACTGAAGCCCCTCGGGTGTCACCTGGCGGGGGGAGTATCTGCAGGGAGCACTAGCACTGTGGGGGGATTGGTGGTTCTGGTGCACATTCTGGCCCCTCGCCCAGCCTCTCCCCAGATCGCCTCCTTGGCTTCACATGTGCTGACGTGTCTGGCCTGAGCCCGGAGCATGTCAAAGAGTTGGCTATGGCCGTGGGGCAGAAGAATGCCACACTCCAGGCAGATCAGGTCAGTCTTGTGGGCCTCAGCCCAGGGCAGGTAGGGCATACCTGGGGCTCTAAGGAACTGACAGGCTGCCGTTGCCATCCCCACTGCAGAGTCTCTTCCCAGCCAGCTCCATTCAGAGCTCCCTGGCCACCTAGACTGACTGCTAGAGGGCCCATCCCCATGGGGGTCCACCTCTCTGGGAGAGTCTGAGGAGGCCTGGTCATCAAGGCTATGTAGAACTGGGTCCCCTCTAGAATCTTGGGCCAGCCTTCCTGGTTCTGTCCCCAAAGAGCAAATCAATCATGGCATAATTCAGGGAGAGGTGAGGATCAGGGTCCAGAGAAGCCAGCAGGCCCTTGCGGGCCCAGCCTGTGGGAACCTAGGTCAAGGCAGTCCACATCCTCCTCGAGGTGGCTGTCTAGGAGGTGGGATACCTCTTGCCTTGTGAGCAGCACCAGGGGCCCATGTGTGCTGCGGGTGGGTGTGGGGCCAGCCCCTTGGCCCTGGCCCATCACCTGGAGCAGTGGCCCGAGGTGTCCTATGCTGGACATGCCCCCGTAGCTGCGCTGTCTGGCACACGGCCTCCCAGCACACCTAGCGCCTGAGGATCTGGACGCCTTCCCGCCTGACCTGCTGCTTTTCCTCAAGTAGGTCCCTGAGCCCTAAGGTCTTGCCACATCTGCCCAGGAGCCAAAGCACAGACACTGGGTGGCCCAGCCAGACAGGCTCTCAGGGCAGGCTGTGGTGACCGTTGCATTCTTGTTCCACAGCCCAGCTGAGTTCTCGGGGCCCCAGACCTGTGCCCATTTCTTCTCCCACATCTCTAAGGCCAATGTGGATGTGCTCCCACGGAGGTCCCCTGAGCGGCAGCGCCTGCTGCTTGCAGCTCTGGTCTGCAGGGTAGGAGCTGGGGCTTGGTGGGTGCAGGGCAGGGAAGGGGTCTGGTAGACCCCAGAGGTGCCAAGGCTGCTGTGTGTACAGGGTGTGCAGGGGTCCCAGGTGAGCGAGGCCGACGTGCTGGCTCTGGGAGGACTGGCCTGTGACCTGCCTGGGTGCTTTGTGGCTGATTCAGCGGCAGCCCTCCTACCCCGGCTGGCAGGCTGCCCAGGATCCCTGGACCAAGACCAGCAGGAGGCTGCCCAGGCAGTTCTGCAGGGTAGAGGACCTCCCTATGGGTGAGCGGGACTGTGCTGGATGGGGGTGTGCACGAGCAGCCCTGTAAGGGCACCTCCACAGGTCCCCAGAGGTGGCACCTGGCCCTGGCTCTGTCTCTTGCCCTCTCTGTCTGAGCTGCACATGGGGTCCTTGAGCTGGGCTCCTGCACTGTACAGCTCCCCATCAAAGTGGTCGGTCTCTACCCTGAACACTCTACAAGGCCTACTGCCAATTTTGGACCAGGACTTTATCCAAGACATCCCCAAGGTGAGATCCTGCCCTACCCCACCATCTGTGGATGCCTGGCCACCTGCAGTTCAGCTACAGCTGTGCCTGTCCTCAGGGTGTCGTGACTGCATGGCTGCAGCGCATCTACCGGAACCCATCCGGGCCAAGGCCAGAGCTGACTGTGGTCCTCCCCAGGCTTCGCAGGGACACAGAGAGTGAGTGTCACACCCTGCCCAGCAGGGGTGGGGGACTGCACTTCTGGGAGGCAGCTTGCCCAATCCTAACAGCTATGCCAGGTGGGTGTGAGCACCCCAGAGAGGGGCTGCACTGCCCGAGGCTGCACCATGGGTAttggaggagggagaggctgaAGGAGAAGATCCACCCCTCACACCTGCCTGCTCCTGCAgaggaggcctgtcccccagggcgAGAGGCCCATGTGGTGGATGAAAAACTCGTCTTCTACTCGGACCGGGAGCTGGAGGCCTGTGTGGATGGAGCCCTGCTGGTTGCCCAGATTGACCATGTGAACGCAGTCCCCTTCACCTATCAGCAACTCAACATTTTTAAGCGCAAATTAGATAAGGTACAATGGGTTACGCCATGGGTTGTCACCAGGAAGTGGCTGCAGCTCACATGGTCTCTCCCCTGCAGATCTACCCAAAAGGCTACCCTGAGTCCCTCATCCAGCGCCTGGGCTACTTCTTCCTCACCACGACCCCTAAGGATATCCACAAATGGAATGTGACATCATTGCAGGTCGTGAAAGATCTGCTCAGAGTCAGCAAGGGGCGGGACATGGATGCTCAGGTGACCACCAGTTTGGGGGGCATGTGGCACAAGGCTATGAAGGCTTGGGGGGCACAGCAGGAGGCCACGGGAACTGGGGACATAGCAGGAGGCCACAGGGCCTGGGAGTCACAGCAGGAGGCCATGGGGACTGAGGGACACAGCAGGAGGCTGTGCAAGTGGGTGGATGGATATATCTCTTCCTGGCACCAGGCACCTCCTTCTACAGGTGGCTGCCCTGATTGCCCAGTATGTGAAGGGAAA includes:
- the MSLN gene encoding mesothelin isoform X4; translation: MGCHSGTDMAPALPQQQHLRKGRTMASLTALSPKRSCRTHPHHSLLLLLFSFGWAQPLRAQAGESRQQAASLDPVLANVSSFTSLSPDRLLGFTCADVSGLSPEHVKELAMAVGQKNATLQADQLRCLAHGLPAHLAPEDLDAFPPDLLLFLNPAEFSGPQTCAHFFSHISKANVDVLPRRSPERQRLLLAALVCRGVQGSQVSEADVLALGGLACDLPGCFVADSAAALLPRLAGCPGSLDQDQQEAAQAVLQGRGPPYGSPSKWSVSTLNTLQGLLPILDQDFIQDIPKGVVTAWLQRIYRNPSGPRPELTVVLPRLRRDTEKEACPPGREAHVVDEKLVFYSDRELEACVDGALLVAQIDHVNAVPFTYQQLNIFKRKLDKIYPKGYPESLIQRLGYFFLTTTPKDIHKWNVTSLQVVKDLLRVSKGRDMDAQAPPSTGGCPDCPVCEGKWLAGQGQPGCPGCLPPYLPLLLQFWAAGLRATQHHLVSPQAVLGKVGICTGAHSLAPRCLPRAVRPQDLNTCSQTQLDILYARAHLTFQNVSRAEYFVKIQPFLGGAPIEDLQALSQQNVSMDLATFKTLKKEAVVGLTVREVQNLLGPHVGGLTAEQRNSPVWDWILRQRQDDLDAMGLGLQGGIPNGYLILDRSRRVALSDGHRLPGSRPMLSAVLALLLALALH
- the MSLN gene encoding mesothelin isoform X3, which codes for MGDCPPDSRYPPCTGSTMASLTALSPKRSCRTHPHHSLLLLLFSFGWAQPLRAQAGESRQQAASLDPVLANVSSFTSLSPDRLLGFTCADVSGLSPEHVKELAMAVGQKNATLQADQLRCLAHGLPAHLAPEDLDAFPPDLLLFLNPAEFSGPQTCAHFFSHISKANVDVLPRRSPERQRLLLAALVCRGVQGSQVSEADVLALGGLACDLPGCFVADSAAALLPRLAGCPGSLDQDQQEAAQAVLQGRGPPYGSPSKWSVSTLNTLQGLLPILDQDFIQDIPKGVVTAWLQRIYRNPSGPRPELTVVLPRLRRDTEKEACPPGREAHVVDEKLVFYSDRELEACVDGALLVAQIDHVNAVPFTYQQLNIFKRKLDKIYPKGYPESLIQRLGYFFLTTTPKDIHKWNVTSLQVVKDLLRVSKGRDMDAQVTTSLGGMWHKAMKAWGAQQEATGTGDIAGGHRAWESQQEAMGTEGHSRRLCKWVDGYISSWHQAPPSTGGCPDCPVCEGKWLAGQGQPGCPGCLPPYLPLLLQFWAAGLRATQHHLVSPQAVLGKVGICTGAHSLAPRCLPRAVRPQDLNTCSQTQLDILYARAHLTFQNVSRAEYFVKIQPFLGGAPIEDLQALSQQNVSMDLATFKTLKKEAVVGLTVREVQNLLGPHVGGLTAEQRNSPVWDWILRQRQDDLDAMGLGLQGGIPNGYLILDRSRRVALSDGHRLPGSRPMLSAVLALLLALALH
- the MSLN gene encoding mesothelin isoform X2; protein product: MGCHSGTDMAPALPQQQHLRKGRTMASLTALSPKRSCRTHPHHSLLLLLFSFGWAQPLRAQAGESRQAASLDPVLANVSSFTSLSPDRLLGFTCADVSGLSPEHVKELAMAVGQKNATLQADQLRCLAHGLPAHLAPEDLDAFPPDLLLFLNPAEFSGPQTCAHFFSHISKANVDVLPRRSPERQRLLLAALVCRGVQGSQVSEADVLALGGLACDLPGCFVADSAAALLPRLAGCPGSLDQDQQEAAQAVLQGRGPPYGSPSKWSVSTLNTLQGLLPILDQDFIQDIPKGVVTAWLQRIYRNPSGPRPELTVVLPRLRRDTEKEACPPGREAHVVDEKLVFYSDRELEACVDGALLVAQIDHVNAVPFTYQQLNIFKRKLDKIYPKGYPESLIQRLGYFFLTTTPKDIHKWNVTSLQVVKDLLRVSKGRDMDAQVTTSLGGMWHKAMKAWGAQQEATGTGDIAGGHRAWESQQEAMGTEGHSRRLCKWVDGYISSWHQAPPSTGGCPDCPVCEGKWLAGQGQPGCPGCLPPYLPLLLQFWAAGLRATQHHLVSPQAVLGKVGICTGAHSLAPRCLPRAVRPQDLNTCSQTQLDILYARAHLTFQNVSRAEYFVKIQPFLGGAPIEDLQALSQQNVSMDLATFKTLKKEAVVGLTVREVQNLLGPHVGGLTAEQRNSPVWDWILRQRQDDLDAMGLGLQGGIPNGYLILDRSRRVALSDGHRLPGSRPMLSAVLALLLALALH
- the MSLN gene encoding mesothelin isoform X5, translated to MGCHSGTDMAPALPQQQHLRKGRTMASLTALSPKRSCRTHPHHSLLLLLFSFGWAQPLRAQAGESRQQAASLDPVLANVSSFTSLSPDRLLGFTCADVSGLSPEHVKELAMAVGQKNATLQADQLRCLAHGLPAHLAPEDLDAFPPDLLLFLNPAEFSGPQTCAHFFSHISKANVDVLPRRSPERQRLLLAALVCRGVQGSQVSEADVLALGGLACDLPGCFVADSAAALLPRLAGCPGSLDQDQQEAAQAVLQGRGPPYGSPSKWSVSTLNTLQGLLPILDQDFIQDIPKGVVTAWLQRIYRNPSGPRPELTVVLPRLRRDTEKEACPPGREAHVVDEKLVFYSDRELEACVDGALLVAQIDHVNAVPFTYQQLNIFKRKLDKIYPKGYPESLIQRLGYFFLTTTPKDIHKWNVTSLQVVKDLLRVSKGRDMDAQVAALIAQYVKGNGWLDRDSLDALAAFRPTYLCFFSSGQLGSVPPSIIWAVRPQDLNTCSQTQLDILYARAHLTFQNVSRAEYFVKIQPFLGGAPIEDLQALSQQNVSMDLATFKTLKKEAVVGLTVREVQNLLGPHVGGLTAEQRNSPVWDWILRQRQDDLDAMGLGLQGGIPNGYLILDRSRRVALSDGHRLPGSRPMLSAVLALLLALALH
- the MSLN gene encoding mesothelin isoform X1, whose amino-acid sequence is MGCHSGTDMAPALPQQQHLRKGRTMASLTALSPKRSCRTHPHHSLLLLLFSFGWAQPLRAQAGESRQQAASLDPVLANVSSFTSLSPDRLLGFTCADVSGLSPEHVKELAMAVGQKNATLQADQLRCLAHGLPAHLAPEDLDAFPPDLLLFLNPAEFSGPQTCAHFFSHISKANVDVLPRRSPERQRLLLAALVCRGVQGSQVSEADVLALGGLACDLPGCFVADSAAALLPRLAGCPGSLDQDQQEAAQAVLQGRGPPYGSPSKWSVSTLNTLQGLLPILDQDFIQDIPKGVVTAWLQRIYRNPSGPRPELTVVLPRLRRDTEKEACPPGREAHVVDEKLVFYSDRELEACVDGALLVAQIDHVNAVPFTYQQLNIFKRKLDKIYPKGYPESLIQRLGYFFLTTTPKDIHKWNVTSLQVVKDLLRVSKGRDMDAQVTTSLGGMWHKAMKAWGAQQEATGTGDIAGGHRAWESQQEAMGTEGHSRRLCKWVDGYISSWHQAPPSTGGCPDCPVCEGKWLAGQGQPGCPGCLPPYLPLLLQFWAAGLRATQHHLVSPQAVLGKVGICTGAHSLAPRCLPRAVRPQDLNTCSQTQLDILYARAHLTFQNVSRAEYFVKIQPFLGGAPIEDLQALSQQNVSMDLATFKTLKKEAVVGLTVREVQNLLGPHVGGLTAEQRNSPVWDWILRQRQDDLDAMGLGLQGGIPNGYLILDRSRRVALSDGHRLPGSRPMLSAVLALLLALALH